From Thermoplasmata archaeon, one genomic window encodes:
- a CDS encoding aspartate kinase, whose protein sequence is MITVMKFGGTSVGSAEAIERVANIIINTQGEKVVVASAMSGITNFLVQSVDNPAADIDEIVKQFADKHIMAAEQMFDEKTMADFMVEFNSRLASFKEALKCDPNDAYYKDLVTSQGERFSTLMLSYYLRKMGYESIALTAETAGIAAVGLPLSGSADLQATASGMTMKVRPLLSKGIIPIITGFYGIKDGAPLTFGRGGSDYSAAVVANALDADMLEIWTDVDGFMTADPRIIKDAIKIEEMTFGEAAELAYFGAKVLHPRTIEPVRIKRIPLKVRNSFRPQEPGTLIHSLRKKGKGLLKSVATKNDLAILTISSAEIAYRPELAASIINEIAQDNVIIYSISTSLSTIAVLIDNKEVAGVIESLNGMSGNDIERIDVKNNVSLVCCVGDDLLSRCGVTGDIFTAVKEAGVNVEMISEGASEVSLNFVVPMGMVMDVVAVLHAKYIG, encoded by the coding sequence ATGATAACGGTTATGAAGTTCGGAGGAACCAGTGTCGGTTCCGCTGAGGCCATCGAGAGAGTGGCCAATATAATCATCAATACCCAAGGCGAGAAGGTTGTCGTCGCATCTGCCATGTCCGGCATCACCAACTTCCTCGTCCAGTCGGTGGACAACCCCGCGGCTGACATCGACGAGATAGTCAAGCAGTTCGCCGACAAGCACATCATGGCCGCCGAGCAGATGTTCGACGAGAAGACCATGGCCGACTTCATGGTCGAATTCAATTCAAGGCTCGCCTCGTTCAAAGAGGCACTCAAGTGCGATCCAAACGACGCTTACTACAAGGACCTGGTCACTTCGCAGGGAGAGAGGTTCTCCACGCTGATGCTCTCGTACTATCTGAGGAAGATGGGCTACGAATCCATCGCCCTGACCGCAGAGACCGCAGGCATCGCGGCGGTCGGACTCCCACTGTCCGGATCTGCGGACCTCCAGGCGACCGCCAGCGGTATGACTATGAAAGTCAGGCCCCTGCTGTCCAAGGGCATCATACCAATAATCACTGGTTTCTACGGCATCAAGGACGGTGCACCCCTCACATTCGGCAGAGGAGGCTCGGATTACTCCGCGGCCGTCGTCGCCAATGCACTGGACGCCGATATGCTGGAGATCTGGACGGATGTCGACGGTTTCATGACCGCTGATCCCAGGATCATCAAGGATGCCATCAAGATCGAGGAGATGACCTTCGGCGAGGCCGCGGAACTGGCCTATTTCGGAGCTAAGGTCCTCCACCCCAGGACCATCGAGCCCGTTAGGATCAAGCGCATCCCGCTAAAGGTAAGGAACTCCTTCAGGCCCCAGGAGCCCGGAACGCTCATCCACAGCCTGAGGAAGAAGGGAAAGGGCCTGCTGAAGAGCGTCGCGACAAAGAACGACCTCGCGATCCTCACCATTAGTTCTGCAGAGATCGCATACAGGCCAGAGCTGGCCGCATCCATCATCAACGAGATCGCCCAGGACAACGTCATAATCTATTCCATTTCAACTTCGCTATCCACCATTGCCGTCCTCATCGACAACAAGGAAGTGGCCGGAGTCATCGAGAGCCTGAACGGAATGTCGGGCAACGATATCGAGAGGATAGACGTCAAGAACAATGTATCCTTGGTCTGCTGCGTAGGGGACGACCTTCTCTCCAGATGCGGAGTCACCGGGGACATCTTCACCGCAGTGAAGGAGGCCGGAGTCAACGTAGAGATGATCTCCGAGGGAGCCTCCGAGGTATCGCTGAACTTCGTCGTGCCCATGGGAATGGTCATGGATGTAGTGGCGGTCCTTCACGCCAAATACATAGGGTGA
- the lysA gene encoding diaminopimelate decarboxylase — protein MRDFECKDGVMMIAGKSAVELVEEFGSPIYVCDEARIRENYRNIHGAFSRYMDTKIHYACKANTSLAILRILEQEGAGIDAVSIGEVKTCLKAGFTPDRIMYTGVNVSDKELKEVAELGVMINVDSVCEMERLAQISPQHEISFRITPGVGSGHSDKVITGSKGAKFGIPLKEVINTYARAKDLGFKIKGIHAHIGSGGQAVEPFLDMMQVIVDLVNEIKELGIDLEFIDMGGGIGVPYKPQEEEMDLNELASEITDMIEQQTDIKTLILEPGRYIVCDAVVLLTKVNDVKDAGTKKYIGCDAGFNTLIRPAFYDSFHYVAMANKFGKACVNRYDVVGPICESGDYMAHDRVLPEPRPGDIVAVYNAGAYGFSMSSNYNSRPLCAEVLVNDGKAELIREPETIEELWRHQRIPERLM, from the coding sequence ATGCGTGATTTCGAATGCAAGGACGGCGTCATGATGATCGCCGGCAAGTCAGCCGTGGAGCTCGTGGAGGAATTCGGATCCCCCATCTACGTCTGCGACGAAGCTAGGATTAGAGAGAACTACAGGAACATCCACGGAGCGTTCTCCAGATACATGGACACCAAGATCCACTACGCCTGCAAGGCAAACACCAGCCTTGCGATCCTCAGGATACTTGAGCAGGAAGGAGCCGGGATCGATGCTGTCTCCATCGGAGAGGTCAAGACCTGCCTGAAGGCGGGATTCACCCCCGACAGGATAATGTACACCGGTGTGAACGTCAGCGACAAAGAGCTGAAGGAGGTAGCGGAACTGGGAGTCATGATCAACGTCGACTCCGTCTGCGAGATGGAGAGGCTGGCGCAGATCTCGCCCCAGCACGAGATATCCTTCCGTATCACCCCCGGAGTGGGCTCCGGACACAGCGACAAGGTCATCACCGGCTCCAAGGGAGCAAAGTTCGGTATACCTCTGAAAGAGGTCATAAACACCTACGCCAGGGCCAAGGACCTGGGATTCAAGATCAAGGGGATACACGCTCACATAGGTTCCGGAGGACAGGCCGTCGAGCCCTTCCTCGATATGATGCAGGTCATCGTGGACCTGGTCAACGAGATCAAGGAACTCGGGATCGACCTGGAGTTCATCGACATGGGCGGGGGTATCGGAGTACCCTACAAGCCACAGGAAGAAGAGATGGACCTCAACGAGCTCGCGTCCGAGATCACCGACATGATCGAGCAGCAGACTGATATCAAGACGCTGATCCTCGAACCGGGAAGATACATCGTGTGCGATGCGGTCGTCCTGCTCACAAAGGTCAACGACGTCAAGGATGCGGGGACCAAGAAGTACATCGGATGCGACGCGGGATTCAACACCCTGATCAGACCCGCATTCTACGATTCGTTCCACTACGTTGCCATGGCCAACAAGTTCGGCAAGGCCTGCGTGAACAGATACGATGTCGTAGGACCGATCTGCGAATCCGGGGATTACATGGCCCATGACCGTGTGCTGCCCGAGCCCAGGCCCGGGGACATAGTCGCAGTCTACAACGCGGGAGCGTACGGATTCTCGATGTCGAGCAACTACAACTCAAGACCTCTGTGCGCAGAGGTGCTGGTCAACGACGGAAAGGCGGAACTCATCCGCGAACCCGAGACCATCGAAGAGCTCTGGAGACACCAGAGGATCCCCGAGAGGCTGATGTGA